One region of Culex pipiens pallens isolate TS chromosome 2, TS_CPP_V2, whole genome shotgun sequence genomic DNA includes:
- the LOC120419831 gene encoding cuticle protein CP14.6-like — translation MENAGTDQEKMVVKGEYSYVGPEGKVYTVEYIADENGFQPSGSHIPTAPPIPLLKKRSLEYPASYTQGASLSRIS, via the exons ATGGAGAATGCCGGTACGGATCAGGAGAAAATG GTTGTGAAGGGTGAGTACAGTTACGTTGGGCCAGAAGGGAAGGTGTACACGGTGGAATATATTGCGGACGAGAATGGCTTTCAACCTTCCGGAAGCCACATTCCCACGGCACCACCGATACCATTGCTGAAGAAGCGATCCCTAGAATATCCCGCCAGCTACACACAGGGTGCCAGTCTTTCACGGATCTCCTAG
- the LOC120419837 gene encoding endocuticle structural glycoprotein ABD-4-like translates to MKVIIVISALLVCVYGAPQGFDPEPIPIIRQEQEVNPDGTYRWNYETGNGIVAEEQGFLKNAGSEQEAQVAQGEYSYTAPDGQLIRVQYIADENGFQPIGDHLPTPPPIPPAIQRALEYLAAHPPSDDPSRRF, encoded by the exons ATGAAAGTGATA ATTGTGATAAGTGCGTTGCTGGTGTGTGTTTATGGTGCGCCGCAAGGGTTCGATCCGGAACCGATACCGATCATTCGGCAGGAGCAGGAGGTCAACCCGGATGGGACGTACCGCTGGAACTATGAAACCGGAAATGGAATCGTAGCGGAGGAGCAGGGCTTTCTGAAGAATGCCGGTTCGGAGCAGGAAGCACAG GTCGCCCAGGGCGAGTACTCGTACACGGCGCCCGACGGCCAGCTGATCCGGGTGCAGTACATCGCCGACGAGAACGGCTTCCAGCCCATCGGCGACCATCTTCCCACGCCGCCCCCGATCCCGCCGGCAATCCAGCGCGCGCTCGAGTATCTGGCCGCGCACCCACCCAGCGACGACCCCTCGCGGAGGTTCTAG